In the Quercus lobata isolate SW786 chromosome 5, ValleyOak3.0 Primary Assembly, whole genome shotgun sequence genome, one interval contains:
- the LOC115991979 gene encoding uncharacterized protein LOC115991979 codes for MGSMMFSVKAILISTGVVFMGLGLKAWVPMVMEFSASRLPVTLASLLYWLKPPYVYVIINGIIITIAASSRFHHRHHSGSSAAASTASSTDRHHLYPMPSSADIPPEEFGVLEDSTVVPEVKNIAAVVMNGEEEEDEFVAPSAMWTPEKEVVVSSEYLFPAEKPLVSERFGHRKPAKASPEGARALRVAKPKRHETLENTWKAITEGRAMPLSRHMKKSDTWENHGRDIHVDSLGDLVKKSETFKDRTNQAAPEALALSVGPGPGKPPLLRKEPSLSQDELNRQVEAFIKKFNEEMRLQRQESLNQYMEMINREAH; via the exons atGGGTTCGATGATGTTTTCGGTGAAGGCTATTTTGATCTCGACAGGGGTTGTGTTTATGGGACTGGGTTTGAAAGCTTGGGTTCCAATGGTGATGGAGTTCTCAGCGTCTCGCCTGCCTGTCACGTTGGCTTCGCTTCTCTATTGGCTCAAGCCACCTTATGTATACGTGATCATCAACGGTATTATCATCACCATCGCCGCCTCTTCGCGCttccaccaccgccaccacaGCGGCAGCTCAGCCGCAGCCTCCACCGCCTCCTCCACCGACCGTCACCATCTCTACCCGATGCCTTCTTCGGCGGATATTCCGCCGGAGGAGTTTGGTGTTCTGGAGGACTCGACTGTGGTTCCGGAAGTGAAGAATATTGCTGCGGTGGTGATGaatggagaggaagaagaggacGAGTTCGTGGCTCCGAGTGCCATGTGGACACCGGAGAAGGAGGTGGTGGTCTCGTCGGAGTATCTTTTTCCGGCGGAGAAACCTCTGGTTTCTGAGAGGTTCGGCCACCGGAAACCGGCTAAGGCCAGTCCTGAAG gTGCAAGAGCATTGAGAGTAGCAAAGCCAAAACGGCACGAGACATTGGAGAACACGTGGAAGGCGATAACGGAAGGGAGAGCAATGCCGCTGAGTAGGCACATGAAGAAGTCTGACACGTGGGAGAATCACGGCCGTGATATCCACGTGGACTCGCTGGGTGATCTTGTGAAGAAATCAGAGACGTTCAAGGATCGTACCAACCAGGCAGCACCGGAGGCGTTGGCTTTGTCCGTTGGGCCTGGGCCTGGGAAGCCTCCTCTTCTAAGGAAAGAGCCGTCACTGAGTCAGGACGAGTTGAACCGACAAGTGGAGGCTTTTATCAAGAAGTTCAATGAGGAAATGAGGTTGCAAAGGCAAGAGTCATTGAATCAGTACATGGAAATGATCAACCGTGAGGCCCATTAg